AGCGAGAGAACGGTTCGAGCGCACTCCTCGGCAACGGGGAAGTCGCCCTCGCGGTAGCCGAGCACGCGGAAAGCCGGTTGAAGATGCAACGGAACGGGATAATGCACTGCCGCTCCGATTCCCTGCTCGGTGAGTTTTCTTAAAAGCTCATCGCGACGCTCGCAACGTATGACATAGAGATGGTACACATGCCGCGAGGACGGCAGTTCCTCGGGCAAGAGGAGATCGGGGAGATCGCCCAGACCCGCCCGATACCATGCCGCGATACGCCGTCGCGCTGCGTTCCACTGGTCAAGATAGCGAAGTTTCACCCGGAGGATGGCGGCTTGCAGGGCATCGAGCCGGTAGTTGAAGCCCTCCTCGCCGTGAACGTACTTGTCCGTCCGCCCCTGATTGACGAGTCGCCGCATTCGCTCGGCGAGCGCCTGGTCCGACGTGACGACGGCGCCGGCATCTCCGTAGGCACCGAGGTTCTTGCTGGGATAAAAACTGAAGCAGGCTGCGTGGCCGAGGCTTCCCGCGCGATACCAGCGGCCTCCCTCTCCCGCCGGCGCGCTCGAACCATTTTCCGAGGAGGGAATCATCACTTCAGCCCCGTGCGCCTGAGCGGCATCTTCGATGAGGCGCAGATTGTAGCGGGCGGTGAGATCGAGGATCGGTTTCATCTCCCCGATCTGACCGTAGAG
The sequence above is a segment of the Blastocatellia bacterium genome. Coding sequences within it:
- a CDS encoding DegT/DnrJ/EryC1/StrS family aminotransferase; translation: MPIPLVDLIAQYHTIRSEIAAAIERVVHSGCFILGEEVAAFEREFATYCGTAHAVGTSSGQAALHLALVVLGIGPGDDVVTTPFTFFATAAAIRQAGARPVFVDIDRRSFALDPERLREIIERDYYFNELVGGLVHRVTHRRLRAVLPVHLYGQIGEMKPILDLTARYNLRLIEDAAQAHGAEVMIPSSENGSSAPAGEGGRWYRAGSLGHAACFSFYPSKNLGAYGDAGAVVTSDQALAERMRRLVNQGRTDKYVHGEEGFNYRLDALQAAILRVKLRYLDQWNAARRRIAAWYRAGLGDLPDLLLPEELPSSRHVYHLYVIRCERRDELLRKLTEQGIGAAVHYPVPLHLQPAFRVLGYREGDFPVAEECARTVLSLPIYPELSEHAVEQIVGVIRSALTGS